The genomic stretch gtCATCTTCCACTCGAGATCTCCTTACCAGGAAGTCCTGGTCTCTGAAGGGTGATATCAAGACAACTTAGAAGACACATAGCTGGAACCCTAAATGCCAAGGCTGGCAGGCAGGACTATCCTTTAGAGGGCTCAACACCCACCTGAGAGCTTGGTCCAGAGTCATGCCCGTGAAGACAAAAAACTTCAGATACTCGCCAGCCACCAATTTGCTGAAGTCGTTGCTGTGGGCAGGGCAGATAGGTAGGGGTCACAAGGTCACTTCAGTGGCCTAGAGAGTCTCTGGGCGTGGCCTAGAGACTATGGGCATTAACTGGAGAGGGTGAGGGGCTGCCCCTGGGTGTATTCCTTGACCCTAGCCTCAGTCCCAGCCCAGGGGCATTACTTCTTGCCCAGATGCCGTGCCACATCGGCCTTCCTGAAGCCATCAAGTCGGTATAGCCTCTTGGCTAGGCGCTGTGCAGCCTCCAGATCTGCTTTCTGACCATTGGACAAGGTGTCTGTGCTTCCCAGGGCCAGCCGCTCTGTGCTGTCCAGCTCTGAGTCTGAGTCGGATACCAGTTGACTTAGGGGTGGTTCACTGCTGGGGTAGATCAGTGGCTAAGAGTTGGAGCACAGACCTTGGGAGTTATCTAGACCCTCCCCTTGCTCTACACCCAGAAGCCGGGGAATGGCTAGAGAAACGGGAGAggtcttggttttttgtttttgtgttttgttttggaaggGGATAGTGTTCTCTCCACGTCCCACTTTTCTCTATGGAAGTTCTGCTTCAAATCTAACCCATGTCAGTCTTAACTGCTGTGGGAATCCTGGCTGCTCCCCAAAGCTACCAGGGGCCTAAGTTCACTCTTTAATAGAGTCTCCATCTCCACACCTGCCCTCCTCAAGACAGTCTTCTCTCTGCACACACTCCTGGACACAGGCACCCAGGTATAAATGGGGTGCTGGTGAAAAGCAAGGTCAAAGATCTGAGAGCATCCTGCTCCCTTCATTTCCCGCCTTACAGGGAACTCTCCTTGATGCACCCTGCTACCCATAGAGAAGCAGTCTCTGGGGTTACAGTTTGGAGGGGTCAGATTGtactcatcttcttcctcttcttccttcctcacccCAGCTGCTCTACTCACAAAGCCACCTGTCACCCCAGAGACAGAGGCCGGAAACTCCTGGTTGCTAGGCAACCCTGTCTCCCTGGCCACCCCCCTCCTGTTGCCATGGCTTCCATGACTGGGAGGGTAGCAACATAGGGGAGAGCACAAAGGTTAGGCTATGAAAGGACATTCCTAGAGCAGGGTGAGACACAGCCTCTTggaagagggtggagggaggcgGAGGGAGGGGCTGCTGGCTGTAGTTCTAGCTGGGTGGGGGTgagagtgtctgggaaggagagggccctccaggagagagagaggatgttctcTGGGGATTCTTCCGTCCTGAATCATGGTTTCTCCAGTCACTGGATCTGAGCCCAGGGAGGGAGCTGCAGGGGGCCAATGGCAGGAGGCCTCCAAATGGGAAAACAGACATCTGTTAACCACCCGCTCTTGGTCAGGAATATATAAATGACTTCCTCATTCTGGGGCTCTGTCCCTTAATCAGCAGTTCCTGGGGGTGGTGGCAGGGATTGGGGCagaccagtcaaagaaaatactcACCTGCCTAGGGGTGCTGCCCCCAGCCCAAAGCTATCCTCAGAGTGGGAGGGACTAGGAagctccttccttggggccagCGTGGCCCCAGCATCTGACTCTTCCACCTCCCTTCTCTGGGTCCAAGGACCATCAGCAGCAGAGCTGGTGCCAGAATCGGGTTCAAGAGGGGCAAGTGGGGCAGGTGCAGGTGGGTCAGGCCTgggagctgggggctggggaggcatCTCAAAGGTGAAGAAGGGGCTCTGGGTTGGGCCAGGTGAGGCCAATGCCTCCAGGGAGGCAAGGCTACTATAGGAGGTGCCCTTGGCCCGGTGTGACTCCAAGATAGCTTCAAACACACAACTGAAGGAGTCAGGCCCATCTGCTGAGGGGCTGGTCCCAGGCAGGAAGGGTACAGGTGACTTGAGAAGCCCAGAGTGAGGCATGTGGTCCCCTGGCctgcagaggcagggagaatgTCTGATCAGCTCCTCAGAATCAGGCTTTGGCAGGATTTCCTTGAACTCTAGCTGACTGGCACATGGGTGATCACCCTCGTCCCACAGATCCAAAACCTCATGAAGTTCAGTGTTTCTTCAGTGTCCCGGCCCTGCCCATTGGCAGCACccagtcccctccccccttcccagtaatctctctttcccctcctctccctgatCCGCTTCCCTCCTGCCATCCCTTTTCTATTTCTGGCAACATCTTAGGAGATGCAGCTCCAAGCTGCAGTGGGGcgtgagacagaaaggaaaagccCCCACATTTCCACGTTCTCCTGCCAGGACCCAGGATCCAGCCCATGCTTCCCTGTCCTCAGGCTAGCTCCCATGCCCCCAGTTTGGCCTCTGGCTTTTGGCCCCTGATAATGCAGAACCCTGCCTGGTCCACGTGGCTGCCTGGACTCCCGGCCTTGCCAATGCTACCAATGCCTATACATTACTAATGTTCTCCCAGGCCTCAGGGATCTGTCTGGAATCCCCTTTCCACACTGTCCTGGTCCTCACCGTCTGTCTTCCCCACCCCTGGTCCTTGCTGGGGGCAGTAAAAAAGAGCAAGCCACTTTCACCGAAGTAGTCCCACTCACCGGGCCCCCTCCGAGGCCTCGAACACCTCATCATCCACATCCTCTTCACCGCCTGCCTCATCATCTTCGTTGCCACTGCCCAGACTGGAAGAAGGGCCAGGGCATGGGCTAGGTCGTGAGGCAGGTGGTTGGGCAGTGCCATGGGGGCCCTCAGAGCTGGGCTGACTCTCGATGGCAGAGTCGGCCTCCTCCCGCTCAGCCAGCACCTCATCGATGTCAGTCTCTCGGTAGCACCTCAGGGGCACCTTGTCCAGGTCTGTCTCGGAGTACTTGGCTGCTCGCCCCACAGCCACCCCAGAGCCTTGCTTGGAGCCCACCCCACGTGATGGGAGGACCTGCTCTGGGGGCTTAGCACCTGTATGCACAGATAGCAAGGTCAGGAGGTAAGTCATGTTGGATAGCTTCCCCACGGTCTTACATGGGCTGAAAACTCTTCATCATTTACCACTGTCTATCTGCCACACCCTTTACTTGATCCAAATGCCGGCGGGACTCATCTTAAATCAAGCCCCTATCAAATAACTATGAAGAAACCAGACTATCTTCTAGTCCTAGGAGTAACCCCTGATATCTGGACCTCCCCTCCTCTACTACCCAGCTTCCTCCAGAGACCAGACCAACTCTCACAACACAGATGAAAGACTGGAGCCTGGAGAGACTTTGGCTGACTTAGGAGCCCAGGGAAGTCAAACAGGAGGGAGGTTTGAAGGGATGCCTCTTtgccaggcctcagctgctgTAGAGAAGgtcctgccctcctcccctggGCTAAGTCCAAGCCTTACCTGAGCTGGGGGGGTCCAAGGAGCCATAGAAGAATTCCCACTTGGCTCGAGCGATTCTCTGGGCATGAGAGGAGACTTCCCGGGGGGAGGACCAGGTGTCCCCCTGAGCCAAAGAGGGAGTGAAAGGCACAGGACCCCAATGagagccagacagacagacacaagaatatggagttccagaaagaaaaccacaaaggACAGAGATGAAGGTGCAGGGACACAGTGACAGAGGGCAATAAAAGCTCATTTAGGACATTAAAGGATTTGAGTGACTCTAAGACAAACCTCAGTCCAACAGGGGCTGAGATTTGTCCCTTAGCTGAGGTACTAGGGCCCCAGGCAGCCCAAGGCAGATTTCATACCTGGTTTAGGAATCCGGTGTCTGCAGGTCCTCGGAAGTGCATGGCCAGGTGCTCAGGGGTCCCCCCCAGCCCATTGGGGAGGGAGGAATAAAGCCCATCTGCCCCAATCTGGGGTGGGACCAATGGTCCACGTGAGGGGTCCCTGCTGCCAGGAAGAACAGAGCCTCCTCCACCTGGGAGTGGGTCTGATGTGGATGCCTCTAGCCGCAACTTCCGGTTGCAGCCAGGTCCAAGGGCTGGGGTGGGCCTGGGGGCAGAAATCCCGCCCAGGTCCCAGCTTCGACTCAGGCCTCCAGAAGCAGGTAGGCCATTCAGTGGCCTCACACTGGCCTTCTCCACAAAACGGAAGATGACCACAGAACTCTGTGCCCCTGGTGGAGGCTGCCCAGTGGGTGAAGAGGGTCCCCAGGGTGAGGGAGCTAtatggggtgagggaggggctcGCAGAGGGGTACAAGGTGCTGTCACACGTCCCAGATCCCGGCCTCGAGGACCTGGGCCCACCACTCGTCGTATAAGGGATCCTGTGCTGCCATACATGCTGGCTGGGGGACTTTGGGGCACTGGGCCTTCGGGGAGCCAGCGACGAGGACATCGTGGTGGGGAGATGGCACAGTCGCCTTCTGAGCAGAAGCGCATGGCACCCTGGGCCATGCTGGAGCCGGGGGGTCAGGCTGGGGGGGCAGGGATGGCGAGGCCAGGCAGGGAGTAAGGGGGCTGCATGCTCTTCAGACAGGCCtgcaagagaggaaggggagcGTGGGTGGAGTGCTTTGGAGTCAGACAGGCGgggcagcagagacagagatgggaaggTGGGTTGGGCCATCTAAGGTCCAGAGACCTATCCTGGGAATGTGGGATCAGCCATCCTAATTCCAGGGGACTCCTGCTTTGGAAAGTTTCCAGGGGCTCCTCTCCTTCTGTCTGGGAGCCCTGAGCGTCACTTTATGATGAAAGAGCAAGCTAATTCAGCTCATGGAGTTGGGTTCTGGGGCAGCCGGGAACTCTCTCTTGGGTAGAGGCCAGAATCTTATCTTCTGGATGATAGAGGCCATGGGTCCTCTACAGTTACACTTATGGGGGACCCTCACTTAGAATAGGAGAAACCATGCTTCTttgaaggagagggaaaaaaaaagggggttgCATGGGGATGGTGGAGTGttgagagggaagaggagagaaggaagggtctGAAGAGGCCTTAACATCGGTCCATAGATTGCTGAGTGGGAAAGAGATATTCTATTCTCCATAccagtacatgcatgcacacacacacacacacacacacacccatgtataaacacacacaagaattcatatgcatacatgcagaagGACAAAGTATCAGTACAGTTAACACATTCATAGGCAACACCCTCCAGTACACTCGCAGTACTGCTCATAGACACACCCTCATACAATCACAGTCATAACAAATATGTGTATGATGGAAAAGCACATGcttatcttacacacacacacacacacacacacacagagggatcACCAAATAAGAGCACACAAAGAGGTTCCCAAAATTCAGGCTCTCGTTCTCTGATGCACACAGAAACAGGTGTATCAGAGACCTCCTCGTCACAATCATAAACACAAATGCATATTTGCACACAGAATCAGAGACACACattctctcctccccacaccaGTAACCAAGTCTGGATGGGTGAGGGGGCTGCACCACAtccctctcccccaactccaGGGATATGAAATATCTTGCCCAGCCCAGAAGAGACCATAAAGGAAAACCGGGCCTCTGATGGCAAAGCAGCAGCGTAGAGAAAGCTGTCAGAAGCAGCACCCCGGCCAGACAGGTTCTTAAAGCTCAACAGGAGCCTGGACCTCCCCTGTGAAGGCCCTCCTCCAAGGCACCCCAGTACTCACCGCTGCTCGTCAGGAGCTGGAAtcgaagagaggcagagaggctgggCCCCGCTCAGCTGTAAAAGCAGCAAGGCTCCCGCTTGCTCCaggcccgcccgcccgcccgcctctcagtccctcctccacccctccccactctctgcaAGCAACGCtaatcccccacacacacctccctccATTCCCAGGGCCCTAAGTCCCAAAGAATGTCACCACCTAGTCACTACCTAAGATTCACAccagaggaaagggagaatgaGGAAAACCCCATTCTGTTCCCTAAACCCTCATATGCCCCACCCCACTCGTGTTCAGTTCTCTCTCGTCCATCATCTGAACCACACGTAGGGTCCAGATGCATACGCCTGTCCTGCTCCAGACCCCACGCGTGTCCCTAGGAGGTTGCCACATGACCTGTTACATGCCACACGCGCTCCCGCCCCCACAAGCACGCGGCCACGCAAAGCACACGGTACGGAGTAGATCGGACCCGCCCCCTAAAACCAGAAGACCCAACTATGGAAGGGACATTAAGCGAATGCAGTCTTAAACACTTTGGGTCTGAACCTCAGACCCAGGAGTCCTGTCCTGAACCCCAACCCGGAGTGCAGAGGAAGGATAAATCAGACTCCAGGAAGAACTTCCTTGCTGCCTAGGTTAATCGTCCCGCCTTTTCAGGGGCGAGAGTTCAGAAGGGATGACCCCGAGACTGGGACAAGAAGCACAGGCAAACCTTGTGCCCTTGGCCAGGGTGGAAAAGGGTCTGGCTCTTTTAGGAAAACACCACACGAGTTACTATGGTAACTATTCTCCTTTGGAAGGCCAAGACCGGCAAGTTATGacctgggaaggaagagagggtcGATTCGGGTGGCCAGAGGGTGCGAGGACGTTCGAAGCGGGGGTGCGCGGGGCTCACCGCGGGGAGGGGTGGCGCGAGTTCCGCGAGGTGCTGAAGGGGACAGCGCCAGATTTGTCGTAATGCGCAAGCGCAGAGGCGCGAACAAAGGGGGGGGGTGGAGGCGCGCGCCCGGAGGTGGTGCGCGCCCACATCAATCTTGCAGAGATCCTTCCAGGCTACCCCTTCCCAAAGTAGACTGAGACGAGGAAGCAATCCCCTCACCCACCTTcaccctcttctgcctttccGGTGCTGGTTGGCTTCTCTCTTTATGCTACATTTAGTAATGAGGTAGTGtagaaggaattctgggaaaacCAGGATTTCTGGGCTCTTTATCCTTGCTTCGTTTGATCCTGGTTAGGGAGCTTTCTCCCCAGAGCCTCGATTTGCCTGTCTTTAAAATGGACGGTCCTTCCTACCTTTGCTGATGTACCCAAACTCCTGATGAGATAAGGGATGGGAAGCAGTTTTCGTTACGAAGCGGCTGAAATGTTTGCACAAGGGCACGCAACCATGTAGATAGGATGCAGCGGTCTTACAGTCTTTCGCATGCCCCACACCCACCTCAGATGTTGGAGGAAAATATTATGCCAGGGGTTCCCCAGAGAGGGACTTGGGCTTAGTATCTGGGGGCACAATGAAAGGGGAGCCTAATGATTGAGCTTTGGGAAGACAATGTCCCTACAATTAATCCAGGGCCAGTCAAGAAGCAATACGGCTAATGGGCTGCGCTAAGCAGGCATTCCTCTCGGACTCTGGACCGCTGGAAAGCAGACCTGGCTGGTCCTATATAGCCCTTTCTCCTTAGGCAAAGAGCTGGACTACGCTGCCCTGAAGTGGAAAGAGATGGATGTCATGATTGTGCACTTCACAAGAAATGGCAGGTTTAAACAAGTGTGCTTGAGAGTAAAAGCCCTAGCGTCGCCCATTTAATCCAGTCTTTTGGCAATTGCTTATTGAGCACCTAGTACATACCAGCTAGTTATAGTCTGGGCagtctctcccccttttctttttccaaagtcGCTTAAAGGCGACCAGAGGACAGAAGGAGGCACTGGGTAACCTAGGAGTCCTGGCTCCGCCCCTTCTGCCTTTGGCCTTGTCTGCTCCTCCCATCACC from Mus caroli chromosome 19, CAROLI_EIJ_v1.1, whole genome shotgun sequence encodes the following:
- the Psd gene encoding PH and SEC7 domain-containing protein 1 isoform X2, whose amino-acid sequence is MAQGAMRFCSEGDCAISPPRCPRRWLPEGPVPQSPPASMYGSTGSLIRRVVGPGPRGRDLGRVTAPCTPLRAPPSPHIAPSPWGPSSPTGQPPPGAQSSVVIFRFVEKASVRPLNGLPASGGLSRSWDLGGISAPRPTPALGPGCNRKLRLEASTSDPLPGGGGSVLPGSRDPSRGPLVPPQIGADGLYSSLPNGLGGTPEHLAMHFRGPADTGFLNQGDTWSSPREVSSHAQRIARAKWEFFYGSLDPPSSGAKPPEQVLPSRGVGSKQGSGVAVGRAAKYSETDLDKVPLRCYRETDIDEVLAEREEADSAIESQPSSEGPHGTAQPPASRPSPCPGPSSSLGSGNEDDEAGGEEDVDDEVFEASEGARPGDHMPHSGLLKSPVPFLPGTSPSADGPDSFSCVFEAILESHRAKGTSYSSLASLEALASPGPTQSPFFTFEMPPQPPAPRPDPPAPAPLAPLEPDSGTSSAADGPWTQRREVEESDAGATLAPRKELPSPSHSEDSFGLGAAPLGSEPPLSQLVSDSDSELDSTERLALGSTDTLSNGQKADLEAAQRLAKRLYRLDGFRKADVARHLGKNNDFSKLVAGEYLKFFVFTGMTLDQALRVFLKELALMGETQERERVLAHFSQRYFQCNPEALSSEDGAHTLTCALMLLNTDLHGHNIGKRMTCGDFIGNLEGLNDGGDFPRELLKALYSSIKNEKLQWAIDEEELRRSLSELADPNPKVIKRVSGGSGSSSSPFLDLTPEPGAAVYKHGALVRKVHADPDCRKTPRGKRGWKSFHGILKGMILYLQKEEYQPGKALSEAELKNAISIHHALATRASDYSKRPHVFYLRTADWRVFLFQAPSLEQMQSWITRINVVAAMFSAPPFPAAVSSQKKFSRPLLPSAATRLSQEEQVRTHEAKLKAMASELREHRAAHLGKKARGKEADEQRQKEAYLEFEKSRYGTYAALLRVKMKAASEELDTIEAALAQAGSTEDGCPPPHSSPSLRPKPTSQPRAQRPGSEARAGAGSTRPKP
- the Psd gene encoding PH and SEC7 domain-containing protein 1 isoform X1, yielding MAQGAMRFCSEGDCAISPPRCPRRWLPEGPVPQSPPASMYGSTGSLIRRVVGPGPRGRDLGRVTAPCTPLRAPPSPHIAPSPWGPSSPTGQPPPGAQSSVVIFRFVEKASVRPLNGLPASGGLSRSWDLGGISAPRPTPALGPGCNRKLRLEASTSDPLPGGGGSVLPGSRDPSRGPLVPPQIGADGLYSSLPNGLGGTPEHLAMHFRGPADTGFLNQGDTWSSPREVSSHAQRIARAKWEFFYGSLDPPSSGAKPPEQVLPSRGVGSKQGSGVAVGRAAKYSETDLDKVPLRCYRETDIDEVLAEREEADSAIESQPSSEGPHGTAQPPASRPSPCPGPSSSLGSGNEDDEAGGEEDVDDEVFEASEGARPGDHMPHSGLLKSPVPFLPGTSPSADGPDSFSCVFEAILESHRAKGTSYSSLASLEALASPGPTQSPFFTFEMPPQPPAPRPDPPAPAPLAPLEPDSGTSSAADGPWTQRREVEESDAGATLAPRKELPSPSHSEDSFGLGAAPLGSSEPPLSQLVSDSDSELDSTERLALGSTDTLSNGQKADLEAAQRLAKRLYRLDGFRKADVARHLGKNNDFSKLVAGEYLKFFVFTGMTLDQALRVFLKELALMGETQERERVLAHFSQRYFQCNPEALSSEDGAHTLTCALMLLNTDLHGHNIGKRMTCGDFIGNLEGLNDGGDFPRELLKALYSSIKNEKLQWAIDEEELRRSLSELADPNPKVIKRVSGGSGSSSSPFLDLTPEPGAAVYKHGALVRKVHADPDCRKTPRGKRGWKSFHGILKGMILYLQKEEYQPGKALSEAELKNAISIHHALATRASDYSKRPHVFYLRTADWRVFLFQAPSLEQMQSWITRINVVAAMFSAPPFPAAVSSQKKFSRPLLPSAATRLSQEEQVRTHEAKLKAMASELREHRAAHLGKKARGKEADEQRQKEAYLEFEKSRYGTYAALLRVKMKAASEELDTIEAALAQAGSTEDGCPPPHSSPSLRPKPTSQPRAQRPGSEARAGAGSTRPKP